The Yoonia sp. SS1-5 genome contains a region encoding:
- the rnr gene encoding ribonuclease R, with product MTRIPSKSEILQWISENPTKTAKRDIAKAFGIKGAARIDLKRLLKELQEDGKLAKRRSSYRDAEELPPVSVLEITGPDTDGDLFARPLEWTGKGPEPVILMMLRASDPALGKGDRILGRLTVDATETHSHTARMIRRIGTNPQRILGVFRAGSEGGRVLPIDKGSDKQWTIAADATGGAKDGELVEAEQAGPKGRMGLPKARIVARLGDPSAPRAVSLIAIHQHGILDHFPDDVVAEADNAAPATLDGRKDLRDLPLITIDPWDARDHDDACYVERDGDGFVIWVAIADVAHYVTPGSDLDREARKRGNSTYFPDRVVPMLPDRLSGDLCSLHEGVERACLAVAMRIDADGTKISHAFHRGLMKSAASLSYEDVQAGMDGRPNDKIAPLMDDVIHPLYAAYDALTKARSKRAPLELDLPERQIVLGDDGKVTSVNFKERLDAHKLIEEFMVLANVAAAETLIGRKSPLLFRVHEEPSPDKLDALREIANASGLVLAKGQVLKTAHLNRLLAQAAETEQAELVNMATLRSMTQAYYNPENFGHFGLALRAYAHFTSPIRRYADLIVHRALITAHGWGDDGLSPWDVEHLADTGKLISDTERRSMTAERDTTDRYLAAFLADRVGAEMEGRISGIAKFGVFVKLDETGADAMIPIRTLGSEYFHHDPDTQTLMGADSGQIIGLGQRVGVRLAEVSPTTGGLIVELIRLEGRTMPRGPTRGRGKPARRKAGSARKKAAKTARKVKRTRK from the coding sequence ATGACTCGCATCCCTTCGAAATCGGAAATCCTGCAATGGATCTCTGAAAACCCAACCAAGACTGCAAAACGCGATATCGCCAAGGCCTTTGGGATCAAAGGGGCTGCGCGTATCGACCTCAAGCGGCTGCTGAAGGAACTGCAGGAAGACGGCAAGCTGGCCAAGCGCAGGTCGTCCTACCGCGATGCCGAGGAATTACCCCCGGTCTCGGTGCTGGAAATCACCGGCCCCGATACAGATGGCGACCTGTTCGCCCGGCCACTGGAATGGACCGGCAAGGGGCCTGAACCCGTGATCCTGATGATGCTTCGCGCCTCGGACCCTGCGTTGGGCAAGGGCGATCGTATCCTGGGCCGCCTGACCGTTGACGCGACCGAGACCCATTCCCACACCGCCCGCATGATCCGCCGCATCGGCACCAATCCGCAACGCATTCTGGGGGTCTTCCGCGCAGGATCCGAGGGCGGGCGCGTCCTGCCCATCGACAAGGGGTCAGACAAGCAGTGGACCATTGCAGCCGATGCAACCGGTGGCGCCAAGGATGGGGAGTTGGTCGAGGCTGAACAGGCCGGCCCAAAGGGGCGCATGGGGCTGCCCAAAGCACGGATCGTGGCGCGTCTTGGCGATCCGTCTGCGCCGCGCGCGGTCTCATTGATTGCCATTCATCAGCACGGCATTCTCGACCATTTCCCTGATGATGTCGTCGCCGAAGCCGACAATGCAGCACCGGCCACACTGGATGGCCGCAAGGACCTGCGTGACCTGCCCCTGATCACGATCGACCCTTGGGATGCGCGCGATCATGACGATGCCTGTTATGTCGAACGCGACGGCGACGGTTTCGTCATCTGGGTCGCCATTGCCGACGTGGCCCACTATGTCACGCCCGGATCAGACCTAGACCGCGAAGCGCGCAAGCGCGGCAACTCTACCTATTTCCCGGACCGGGTTGTACCCATGCTGCCGGACAGACTGTCAGGTGATCTGTGTTCGCTGCACGAAGGGGTTGAACGGGCCTGTCTGGCCGTCGCCATGCGGATCGACGCGGACGGCACCAAGATATCGCACGCATTCCACCGCGGGCTTATGAAATCGGCCGCCTCGCTCAGCTATGAAGACGTGCAAGCAGGCATGGATGGGCGCCCCAATGACAAGATAGCCCCGTTGATGGATGATGTGATCCATCCGCTTTACGCGGCCTACGATGCGCTGACCAAAGCCAGGTCCAAGCGCGCCCCGCTAGAGCTGGACCTTCCCGAACGCCAGATCGTTCTGGGCGATGATGGCAAGGTGACGTCGGTCAACTTCAAGGAACGGCTCGACGCGCATAAACTGATCGAGGAATTCATGGTCTTGGCCAATGTGGCCGCCGCCGAGACACTGATCGGGCGCAAGTCGCCACTGCTGTTTCGGGTCCATGAGGAACCCAGCCCCGACAAGCTGGACGCCCTGCGCGAGATTGCAAATGCGTCAGGCCTGGTGCTGGCCAAGGGACAGGTTCTCAAGACCGCCCATCTGAACCGGTTGCTGGCACAGGCGGCTGAAACCGAACAGGCCGAATTGGTCAATATGGCCACGCTGCGATCCATGACGCAGGCCTACTACAATCCCGAAAATTTCGGGCATTTCGGGCTGGCGCTGCGGGCTTACGCGCATTTCACGTCGCCCATCCGGCGCTATGCTGATCTGATCGTGCATCGGGCCCTGATCACCGCACATGGTTGGGGTGATGACGGTCTGTCCCCTTGGGATGTGGAACATCTTGCGGATACCGGCAAGTTGATCAGCGACACCGAACGCCGGTCCATGACAGCCGAACGCGATACGACAGACAGATACCTGGCTGCGTTTCTGGCCGATCGGGTCGGCGCCGAAATGGAAGGCCGGATCAGTGGCATCGCGAAATTCGGGGTGTTTGTGAAGCTGGATGAAACCGGCGCAGATGCAATGATCCCCATCCGCACGCTGGGGTCAGAGTATTTTCACCATGACCCCGACACCCAGACATTGATGGGGGCAGATAGCGGGCAGATCATCGGACTTGGCCAGCGCGTCGGCGTCAGACTTGCCGAAGTCAGCCCAACAACCGGCGGGCTGATCGTCGAACTGATCAGGCTCGAGGGGCGGACAATGCCGCGCGGCCCGACACGCGGGCGTGGCAAACCCGCCCGCCGCAAGGCCGGCAGCGCGCGCAAAAAGGCGGCCAAGACCGCGCGCAAGGTAAAGCGGACCCGCAAATAG
- the dapE gene encoding succinyl-diaminopimelate desuccinylase, with product MPPIDPVALTADLVRCPSITPAEGGALVLLEKLLSENGFDCARVDRGGVPNLYARWGRKGANRTFGFNGHTDVVPLGNENDWSVLPFGAEIKDGYLYGRGATDMKSGVAAFAAAAIDFVAETPPDGAVVLAITGDEEGDALHGTTALLDWMQQQGEAMSVCLVGEPTCPDVMGEAMKIGRRGSLTAWFTIRGVQGHSAYPHRAKNPIPALARLVDRLSSHVLDEGTAHFDPSTLAVVTMDTGNPATNVIPASCTAAVNVRFNDAHSSQAIVDWMGEEAGRVTEEFDVDVDIKVKVSGESFLTPPGDLSDLVSAAVAAETGVTPALSTSGGTSDARFVKDHCPVVEFGLVGKTMHQVDERVAVDQIGQLKAIYKRILTNYFA from the coding sequence ATGCCCCCGATTGATCCTGTCGCACTGACCGCTGACCTTGTCCGCTGTCCGTCCATCACGCCAGCCGAGGGTGGCGCGCTGGTTTTGCTGGAAAAGTTACTCTCCGAAAACGGGTTTGACTGCGCACGGGTGGATCGCGGCGGCGTGCCGAACCTTTATGCGCGCTGGGGCCGGAAGGGGGCAAACCGGACATTCGGCTTTAACGGCCACACCGATGTTGTTCCGCTGGGCAATGAAAATGACTGGTCCGTTCTGCCATTTGGGGCCGAAATCAAGGACGGCTACCTTTATGGGCGGGGCGCGACGGATATGAAATCCGGGGTTGCGGCCTTTGCCGCCGCCGCCATTGACTTTGTCGCCGAAACACCGCCCGACGGGGCTGTCGTTCTGGCGATCACCGGGGATGAGGAAGGGGATGCGCTGCACGGCACCACCGCCCTTCTGGACTGGATGCAGCAGCAGGGCGAAGCGATGAGCGTCTGTCTGGTGGGTGAACCCACCTGCCCTGACGTGATGGGTGAGGCCATGAAAATCGGCAGGCGTGGGTCATTGACCGCCTGGTTCACGATACGCGGGGTGCAGGGGCATTCGGCCTATCCGCACCGGGCCAAAAACCCGATCCCTGCGCTGGCCCGACTGGTTGACCGCCTGTCATCCCATGTGCTGGACGAAGGAACGGCGCATTTTGACCCCTCAACGCTTGCGGTCGTCACGATGGATACCGGCAATCCGGCCACAAATGTGATTCCGGCATCCTGCACAGCGGCAGTCAATGTCCGGTTCAATGACGCCCATTCCAGCCAGGCGATTGTCGATTGGATGGGCGAAGAAGCAGGGCGTGTGACCGAGGAATTCGACGTCGATGTGGATATCAAGGTGAAAGTTTCCGGCGAAAGCTTTCTGACGCCGCCGGGCGATTTGTCCGACCTTGTCAGCGCCGCCGTCGCGGCGGAAACAGGCGTGACACCGGCGCTGTCAACATCAGGTGGGACATCAGATGCCCGCTTTGTCAAAGACCACTGCCCCGTGGTTGAATTTGGTCTGGTAGGTAAAACCATGCATCAGGTGGATGAGCGGGTGGCCGTGGACCAGATCGGCCAGTTAAAGGCGATCTACAAGCGTATTCTGACAAACTATTTCGCCTGA
- a CDS encoding methyltransferase domain-containing protein, translating into MLKFDEKTAELLEIAYQGGDVTRRRRKAFDALHLSKGDTVIDIGCGNGLLTEEIARAVDPTGRVIGIDPSEDMRSPASARCAAFPTVDIKGGFADELPLQDGEADKAVAVQVLEYLSDIPSAIREVHRVLRANGRFVAVDTGCKTLDWFSEDEDRMRRVQKAWDHHYKEPRVAALWPRFVRDAGFVAVEVEPFTFCDTTLRPDGIAFMLLHLMSRYAAENGHLSASETKQWFDEQISLAQQGRFFFSLTYYRMSAIKA; encoded by the coding sequence ATGCTAAAGTTTGACGAGAAAACGGCGGAATTGCTCGAGATCGCGTACCAGGGTGGCGACGTAACGCGACGCCGACGTAAAGCATTTGATGCGCTGCATCTTTCAAAGGGTGACACAGTCATTGATATTGGGTGCGGAAACGGGCTTTTGACCGAAGAGATTGCGCGCGCTGTCGACCCGACTGGTCGGGTCATTGGTATTGATCCAAGTGAAGATATGCGTTCTCCAGCTTCTGCACGCTGTGCTGCATTTCCGACCGTAGATATCAAGGGTGGCTTCGCCGATGAGCTTCCATTGCAGGACGGAGAGGCAGACAAAGCCGTCGCGGTACAAGTCCTTGAGTATCTCTCGGATATTCCATCAGCTATTCGAGAAGTTCATCGCGTATTGCGCGCAAATGGCAGGTTTGTCGCGGTGGATACTGGATGCAAAACACTTGATTGGTTCTCCGAGGATGAAGATCGGATGCGACGCGTTCAGAAGGCGTGGGATCATCACTATAAAGAGCCGCGGGTCGCGGCCCTTTGGCCTCGCTTCGTGCGGGATGCCGGGTTTGTTGCCGTTGAAGTCGAGCCCTTCACATTTTGCGATACAACCCTTCGTCCGGACGGCATTGCTTTCATGCTTTTGCATTTGATGTCGCGATATGCGGCGGAGAACGGGCACCTAAGCGCTTCGGAAACCAAACAATGGTTTGATGAACAAATTAGTCTGGCACAGCAGGGGCGGTTCTTTTTCTCACTGACTTATTACCGGATGAGTGCAATCAAAGCCTAG
- a CDS encoding GFA family protein: protein MFRCYCRDCQQLTGGGHSEMVPLVAETFKVDGPRTEYQMIGGSNRPTWSSFCPTCGSPLTRRSERMAQCVYVHASSLDDPSRYTPSRIINANAAQPWDKPCSKQ from the coding sequence ATGTTTCGTTGCTATTGCCGCGATTGTCAGCAACTTACCGGAGGCGGGCATTCTGAAATGGTCCCGTTGGTGGCAGAGACATTTAAGGTCGATGGCCCCAGAACTGAGTATCAGATGATCGGAGGCTCAAATCGCCCGACTTGGAGCAGCTTTTGCCCCACCTGTGGCTCTCCACTGACCCGTCGCAGTGAGCGAATGGCGCAATGCGTGTATGTTCACGCGTCATCACTTGATGATCCGAGCAGATATACGCCGAGCCGGATAATCAATGCCAATGCAGCACAACCATGGGACAAGCCTTGTTCGAAGCAGTAG
- a CDS encoding phosphotransferase — protein sequence MAEWGIAAERVPLGGGHRNIVYRTVGPEPNWVFKSTRRAPEALAWLTPVQDCARQSGFIVPPLKRSAAGRLVEQGWTCEPFVAGAHPGPDEMSTIADQVARFHALARDILQRPGFLSSQDLLRDEIGGDVDLTAMPNDAVIKCREAWGQLQGWPQTIVHGDLNSSNLLVTSDGRIAVLDWDECRRDLAVFDIGQLAAISPAEQRAIIAWEVACAWSVEPDYARRMLEKLT from the coding sequence ATGGCGGAATGGGGCATTGCCGCCGAACGCGTGCCGCTCGGCGGTGGTCATCGAAATATCGTCTATCGCACAGTTGGGCCGGAACCCAATTGGGTTTTCAAATCAACCCGCCGCGCCCCCGAGGCCCTCGCTTGGTTAACCCCCGTTCAGGATTGCGCGCGCCAAAGTGGGTTCATCGTGCCACCGCTCAAGCGCAGCGCCGCAGGACGGCTGGTGGAACAGGGATGGACCTGCGAACCCTTTGTGGCCGGCGCGCATCCCGGTCCAGATGAAATGAGTACGATCGCGGATCAGGTTGCGCGTTTTCACGCGCTTGCACGGGATATCCTGCAACGACCCGGCTTTCTGTCATCCCAAGACCTCTTGCGCGACGAAATCGGCGGCGATGTGGACTTGACAGCCATGCCAAACGACGCCGTGATTAAATGCCGCGAGGCCTGGGGACAGTTGCAAGGATGGCCACAGACGATTGTGCACGGAGATCTGAATAGCAGTAATCTGCTCGTAACCTCGGACGGGCGCATTGCGGTTCTGGACTGGGATGAATGTCGGCGGGACCTCGCGGTTTTCGACATCGGTCAGCTTGCGGCGATTTCGCCGGCAGAGCAGCGCGCGATCATCGCGTGGGAGGTCGCATGCGCGTGGTCAGTCGAACCCGACTATGCGCGCAGGATGCTTGAAAAGCTGACATAG
- a CDS encoding transporter substrate-binding domain-containing protein, translating to MFRSLLLAIMLWCGLSLGGPVLAQEPEGIDRELTVATVTRAPFSMVEDGKDVGFSIALWEKLASEINLSYRFVRYETFSEMIAAVENGDADAAIANISITEDRETRMDFTQPIFETGLQIMLRGEGNGTLSLIKSILSPRLLLAVLFFLAVTLGIGMLMWYFERRKQDMFGKTARDAAFPAFWWALNVIISSAHEEETPKSPMGRVFGTIMLICSLFLISFFTANITAALTLNAISEDVSNISDLDGRRVGTTAGSTTSSYLDLRGIQHRQYDTLDALLQAFETDSIDAVVFDGPILAYYLRTTQPEDVRLIERFFRREGYGIALPTGSVLREPLDRALLNARENGAYDELRAAWFGAAYSND from the coding sequence ATGTTCAGAAGTTTGCTGTTGGCCATCATGCTGTGGTGTGGGCTGTCGCTGGGCGGGCCGGTGCTGGCGCAGGAGCCCGAAGGCATTGATCGGGAGCTAACCGTCGCCACGGTGACCCGCGCGCCGTTTTCGATGGTTGAGGATGGCAAGGATGTCGGCTTTTCCATCGCGCTGTGGGAAAAACTGGCCAGCGAAATAAACCTGTCCTACCGTTTTGTCCGATACGAAACGTTCAGCGAAATGATTGCAGCCGTCGAAAACGGTGATGCAGATGCGGCCATCGCAAATATCTCGATCACCGAAGACCGCGAGACCCGGATGGATTTCACCCAACCGATCTTTGAAACCGGTCTGCAGATCATGCTGCGCGGCGAGGGGAATGGCACCTTGTCCTTGATCAAATCCATCCTGTCGCCAAGGCTGCTGCTGGCCGTTCTTTTCTTTCTGGCCGTGACCTTGGGGATCGGCATGCTGATGTGGTATTTCGAACGCCGCAAGCAGGACATGTTTGGCAAGACGGCCCGCGATGCGGCTTTCCCGGCCTTCTGGTGGGCGCTGAATGTGATCATCTCAAGCGCGCACGAAGAAGAGACCCCGAAATCCCCCATGGGCAGGGTCTTTGGGACGATCATGTTGATTTGCAGCCTGTTCCTGATCTCCTTTTTTACCGCCAACATCACGGCTGCGTTGACCCTGAACGCGATCTCGGAAGATGTCAGCAATATCAGCGACCTGGATGGGCGACGGGTTGGGACGACGGCCGGATCGACGACCTCTAGCTATCTGGATCTGCGCGGTATCCAGCATCGCCAGTACGACACGCTGGACGCATTGTTGCAGGCCTTCGAGACCGATAGCATCGACGCCGTTGTGTTTGATGGCCCGATCCTTGCCTATTACCTGCGCACCACCCAGCCCGAAGATGTGCGCCTGATCGAACGGTTCTTCCGGCGCGAGGGCTACGGGATCGCGCTGCCAACCGGATCGGTGCTGCGCGAACCGCTGGACCGGGCATTGCTGAATGCGCGCGAGAACGGGGCCTATGACGAATTGCGCGCCGCGTGGTTTGGCGCGGCATATAGCAACGATTAG
- the dapD gene encoding 2,3,4,5-tetrahydropyridine-2,6-dicarboxylate N-succinyltransferase translates to MSNAALETAIEAAWEARDTVSPATTGETREAIEDTLNALDSGALRVAEKQDDGSWHVNQWAKKAVLLSFRLNDMEQIPGGNGGSTWWDKVPSKFDGWGDNQWREAGFRAVPGSIVRRSAFIGKGVVLMPSFVNLGAYVDEGSMVDGWATVGSCAQIGKNVHLSGGVGIGGVLEPMQAGPTIIEDNCFIGARSEVVEGCIVREGSVLGMGVFIGQSTKIVDRDTGEVMYGEVPPYSVVVAGSMPSKNDINLYCAVIVKRVDARTRSKTGINELLRD, encoded by the coding sequence ATGTCCAACGCTGCCCTGGAGACCGCCATCGAAGCCGCATGGGAGGCCCGCGATACCGTGTCTCCCGCCACTACAGGCGAAACACGCGAAGCGATCGAGGATACGCTGAACGCCCTTGATAGTGGTGCTTTGCGGGTTGCTGAAAAGCAGGATGATGGCAGTTGGCACGTGAACCAATGGGCCAAGAAAGCCGTCTTGCTGTCCTTCCGCCTGAACGACATGGAACAGATCCCGGGCGGCAATGGCGGATCGACCTGGTGGGACAAGGTGCCGTCAAAATTTGACGGCTGGGGTGACAATCAATGGCGCGAGGCCGGCTTTCGCGCAGTACCCGGGTCTATTGTGCGCCGGTCGGCCTTTATCGGCAAAGGCGTGGTCCTGATGCCATCTTTCGTCAATCTGGGCGCCTATGTGGATGAAGGTTCCATGGTTGACGGCTGGGCCACGGTCGGATCCTGCGCCCAGATCGGCAAGAATGTGCATCTGTCCGGCGGCGTCGGCATTGGTGGTGTATTGGAACCGATGCAGGCCGGACCCACAATCATCGAAGACAATTGCTTTATCGGCGCCCGGTCCGAGGTCGTTGAAGGCTGCATCGTGCGCGAAGGCTCGGTGCTGGGCATGGGCGTGTTCATCGGGCAATCCACCAAGATCGTGGATCGCGACACTGGCGAGGTCATGTATGGCGAAGTCCCCCCATATTCGGTTGTGGTCGCCGGCTCCATGCCGTCCAAGAATGACATCAATCTCTATTGCGCGGTGATCGTCAAACGGGTGGACGCGCGGACGCGCTCCAAGACCGGTATCAACGAACTGCTGCGCGACTAG
- a CDS encoding thioredoxin family protein has product MLLNTPICDFGWKAPNFDLKTPDGVRHTRDDIMGEKGLLVAFICNHCPYVIAVIDRLAADIKTLQADGIGVACIMSNDYAAYPADSPDNMESFARQHGLTAPYLVDEDQSVGQAYGAVCTPDFFGFDASGGLQYRGRIDDAGMKDPANRVPELLNAMQLVAATGRGPADQTPSMGCSIKWR; this is encoded by the coding sequence ATGCTGCTGAATACACCGATCTGCGACTTTGGCTGGAAGGCCCCGAATTTCGACCTCAAAACGCCGGACGGCGTACGCCACACACGCGACGACATCATGGGGGAAAAGGGATTGCTGGTGGCCTTCATTTGCAATCACTGCCCCTATGTTATTGCTGTGATCGACCGATTGGCTGCAGATATCAAAACCCTTCAGGCAGACGGGATTGGTGTGGCTTGCATCATGTCCAACGACTATGCCGCCTATCCAGCCGACAGTCCTGACAACATGGAAAGCTTCGCCCGGCAGCATGGCCTGACCGCCCCCTATCTCGTGGATGAAGATCAATCTGTGGGGCAGGCCTATGGCGCGGTCTGCACGCCCGATTTCTTTGGTTTTGACGCCAGCGGCGGCTTGCAATATCGGGGCCGTATTGATGATGCAGGCATGAAAGATCCTGCAAATCGGGTCCCCGAGCTGCTGAATGCCATGCAGCTTGTTGCTGCAACAGGACGCGGCCCTGCTGATCAGACCCCGTCGATGGGTTGTTCAATCAAGTGGCGTTGA
- a CDS encoding TIGR00730 family Rossman fold protein, which yields MKDDRHHPFRDSHQDREAASHIPDTPQTRAPSYALAFADEDFMCREELRPVRLQLELLKPEMLMNEAGINSTIVLFGGARIPEPAKKETARTQTLADLTKYYAEAQRFAEMMTRRSMEKGGTDDVIVTGGGPGVMEAGNRGAAEAGGKSIGLNIVLPHEQAPNPYVTPDLCFNFHYFAIRKMHFLMRASAICVFPGGFGTLDEMFEALTLIQTGRMARVPFLLFGQSFWEKIINWDALADAGTISQDDLALFRFVETAEEAISALDNWEHKGEKRGVIPGR from the coding sequence ATGAAAGACGACAGGCACCATCCCTTCCGCGATAGCCATCAAGACCGCGAGGCTGCCAGCCATATTCCCGATACGCCCCAGACCCGCGCGCCGTCCTATGCGTTGGCCTTTGCCGACGAGGATTTCATGTGCCGCGAAGAATTGCGCCCGGTGCGGCTGCAATTGGAGTTGCTGAAACCGGAAATGCTGATGAATGAGGCGGGGATCAACTCGACCATCGTTTTATTTGGTGGCGCGCGGATCCCTGAACCAGCAAAGAAAGAAACTGCCCGCACGCAAACGCTGGCTGATCTGACGAAATACTATGCCGAGGCGCAGCGCTTCGCCGAAATGATGACCCGCCGTTCCATGGAAAAGGGCGGGACCGATGATGTCATTGTGACCGGCGGCGGCCCCGGTGTGATGGAAGCAGGCAACAGGGGCGCGGCCGAAGCAGGCGGCAAATCTATCGGTCTGAACATCGTGCTGCCCCATGAACAGGCCCCAAACCCCTATGTGACGCCGGATCTGTGCTTTAACTTCCACTATTTTGCGATCCGCAAGATGCATTTCTTGATGCGCGCGTCGGCGATATGCGTATTCCCGGGCGGATTTGGCACGCTGGACGAGATGTTCGAGGCGCTGACCTTGATCCAGACCGGACGTATGGCCCGGGTGCCGTTCCTGCTATTCGGGCAGTCCTTCTGGGAAAAGATCATCAATTGGGATGCGCTTGCCGATGCGGGGACAATATCGCAGGACGATCTGGCGCTTTTCCGATTTGTTGAAACCGCCGAAGAGGCGATCAGCGCGCTCGATAATTGGGAACATAAAGGCGAAAAGCGCGGGGTGATCCCCGGGCGCTAA
- a CDS encoding LacI family transcriptional regulator has translation MGSRRKHALKQLNSLSYWVMQLARDDASGENGGPQPMQDKKAALAAGPTISGSQTKPTLKTIAKISGLAVPTVSRALNDAPDIGQDTKKLIRKIADEIGYVPNRAGVRLRTGRTNVISLIMSTEHDNHTARLISSVAGGLEGTRYHLNVTPYAPSGDIMKPVRYVVETESADAVILNQIEPQDPRVSYLMERKFPFATHGRSDWADQHPYYDFDNEIYGRQAMDLLHTRGRKHVAVVAPPLRQSYALHLVAGLRDRAQANGQHLFILDNVTSDSPNDVVASGVTAHIGAHPQTDAIITASTGAALAAVAGLEAAGHTVGRETDVFAKEAVPFLKLVRSDILTMAESVGSAGDFLAKAAIQAIRHPELPPMQCLEVPTTA, from the coding sequence TTGGGGTCACGACGCAAACATGCCCTTAAGCAGCTGAATTCGCTCAGCTATTGGGTCATGCAGCTTGCGCGCGACGACGCCAGCGGCGAAAACGGGGGCCCGCAACCTATGCAAGACAAGAAAGCTGCACTTGCAGCAGGCCCCACGATATCAGGGAGCCAGACCAAGCCCACCCTCAAGACGATCGCCAAGATCAGCGGGCTGGCCGTGCCCACTGTTTCACGCGCGCTGAACGATGCGCCCGATATCGGACAGGATACCAAGAAACTGATCCGCAAGATTGCTGATGAGATCGGCTATGTTCCGAACCGGGCGGGCGTCCGCCTGCGGACCGGCCGCACGAATGTCATCAGCCTGATCATGTCAACCGAGCATGACAATCACACCGCAAGGTTGATTTCCTCCGTCGCCGGTGGGTTGGAAGGGACCCGGTATCATTTGAACGTGACCCCCTATGCCCCCTCAGGCGATATCATGAAGCCCGTGCGCTATGTCGTCGAAACAGAATCCGCTGACGCCGTGATCCTGAACCAGATCGAACCGCAGGACCCGCGCGTATCCTACCTGATGGAGCGGAAATTTCCCTTCGCCACACATGGGCGCAGCGATTGGGCCGACCAGCACCCCTATTACGACTTTGACAATGAGATTTACGGCCGGCAGGCGATGGATCTGCTGCATACCCGTGGCCGCAAACATGTGGCCGTTGTGGCCCCGCCCCTGCGTCAAAGCTATGCGCTGCATCTTGTGGCGGGTCTGCGCGACCGGGCGCAGGCCAATGGTCAACACCTGTTCATTCTCGACAATGTCACAAGCGACAGCCCAAATGATGTCGTGGCGTCCGGTGTCACCGCACATATCGGCGCACACCCCCAGACCGACGCGATCATCACCGCATCAACCGGTGCCGCGCTCGCCGCAGTTGCTGGACTGGAGGCGGCCGGACATACCGTCGGTCGCGAAACCGACGTTTTTGCGAAAGAGGCCGTTCCGTTTCTGAAACTGGTCCGCTCTGACATCCTGACGATGGCGGAATCCGTGGGTTCCGCCGGGGATTTTCTGGCAAAGGCCGCAATTCAGGCGATCCGCCACCCTGAATTGCCCCCGATGCAATGCCTCGAAGTGCCGACCACCGCGTAA